One genomic segment of Ricinus communis isolate WT05 ecotype wild-type chromosome 3, ASM1957865v1, whole genome shotgun sequence includes these proteins:
- the LOC125369405 gene encoding protein ELF4-LIKE 4-like, with translation MEGDTFSGLGNGTQIDGKILQTFQKNFVQVQNILDQNRLLINEINQNHESKIPDNLSRNVGLIRELNNNIRRVVDLYADLSTSFTKSVDVSSEGDSSGVLKSDGKAGHKRNRPA, from the coding sequence ATGGAGGGTGACACATTTTCTGGTCTTGGCAATGGTACTCAGATAGATGGCAAGATCTTGCAGACATTTCAGAAGAATTTTGTTCAGGTCCAAAACATTTTGGATCAAAATAGGTTACTCATCAATGAGATAAATCAGAATCATGAATCCAAGATCCCTGACAACTTGAGCAGAAATGTGGGTCTAATTAGGGAGCTCAATAATAACATCAGAAGAGTTGTTGACCTTTATGCTGATCTCTCTACTTCCTTCACCAAATCAGTGGATGTTTCTTCTGAAGGAGATTCTAGTGGGGTTTTGAAATCTGATGGCAAAGCTGGTCATAAGAGAAATAGGCCTGCATAG
- the LOC8284864 gene encoding stress-response A/B barrel domain-containing protein UP3: MPTLLSARSLFSSSVSHTFSSPKHSLKNKFLSFSSIKPYSRSQIKMSSTAIEHIVLFKVKETTDSTKINTMLTSLNGLVSLEPVLHLAAGPLHRVKSSPIPFTHMLHSRYSSKDNLNTYSSHPSHVSVVKENVLPVCDDIMAVDWIADDVDAGNLVPPPGSAIRVTFLKLKENLGEEVKNEILAVIKGIKGSFGGVIKQLTCGENFSPGRAKGYSIASLAVFDGLSEMEIVDAKEEMVNLHKEKVRDYLESVIVVDYVVPSLQSASL, encoded by the coding sequence ATGCCCACTCTACTGTCCGCACGCTCACTCTTTTCTTCCTCAGTTTCCCACACTTTCTCATCTCCCAAACACTCCCTAAAGAATAAGTTCCTCTCTTTCTCCTCAATTAAACCTTACTCTCGCTCCCAAATCAAAATGTCCTCAACAGCCATTGAACACATAGTCCTCTTCAAAGTCAAAGAAACCACCGACTCGACCAAAATCAACACCATGCTCACTTCCCTAAACGGCCTCGTTTCACTCGAGCCCGTCCTCCACCTCGCTGCCGGCCCACTCCACCGAGTGAAATCATCTCCGATTCCGTTCACTCACATGCTCCACAGCCGTTACTCTTCTAAAGACAACCTAAACACATACTCCTCTCACCCTAGCCATGTCAGCGTTGTTAAAGAGAATGTTCTCCCAGTCTGTGATGACATCATGGCCGTGGATTGGATTGCTGATGATGTTGACGCTGGAAATCTGGTTCCACCTCCAGGATCTGCAATTAGAGTTACGTTTTtgaaattaaaggaaaacttAGGGGAGGAAGTGAAAAATGAGATTTTGGCTGTTATCAAAGGCATCAAAGGGAGTTTTGGGGGGGTTATTAAGCAACTTACTTGTGGAGAGAATTTCTCACCTGGGAGAGCTAAAGGTTATTCAATTGCGTCGCTTGCGGTTTTTGATGGATTGAGCGAAATGGAAATTGTAGATGCTAAAGAAGAGATGGTGAATTTGCACAAAGAGAAGGTTAGGGATTATTTAGAGAGTGTCATTGTTGTTGATTATGTTGTGCCGTCTCTACAATCTGCAAGTCTTTAA